The following proteins are encoded in a genomic region of Mycoplasmopsis columbinasalis:
- a CDS encoding DivIVA domain-containing protein — protein sequence MNEISVVEKIKTKKFHRELNGYITFEVDNFLEELVVDFENQKANEQKQIELLNSQIANKNKIIGQLEKEILELKIKLGCHE from the coding sequence ATGAACGAAATATCTGTAGTTGAAAAAATAAAAACAAAAAAATTTCATCGTGAATTAAATGGCTATATTACCTTTGAAGTAGATAATTTTTTAGAAGAATTAGTTGTGGATTTTGAAAACCAAAAAGCAAACGAACAAAAACAAATTGAACTGTTGAATTCGCAAATAGCCAATAAAAATAAAATTATTGGTCAACTAGAAAAAGAAATTTTAGAATTGAAAATTAAATTAGGTTGTCATGAATAA